Proteins co-encoded in one Salarias fasciatus chromosome 4, fSalaFa1.1, whole genome shotgun sequence genomic window:
- the dexi gene encoding dexamethasone-induced protein homolog, with the protein MTHPIYAQLDSVESLLDELPYMFYLGLFFVNVLILYYAFLMEYIVLNVGIVFLPEDMDQALVDLGVLSDPASVPYDTDTELDVFEGYLE; encoded by the coding sequence ATGACACACCCAATTTATGCCCAACTAGATTCGGTGGAATCGCTCCTGGACGAACTTCCATATATGTTTTATCTGGGCCTGTTCTTTGTGAACGTCCTGATCCTCTACTATGCGTTTCTGATGGAGTACATAGTCCTGAATGTGGGGATAGTGTTTCTGCCTGAGGACATGGACCAGGCGCTGGTGGATCTCGGGGTGCTGTCCGACCCGGCCTCGGTTCCTTATGACACAGACACGGAGCTGGACGTGTTTGAGGGATATCTGGAGTGA